One segment of Echeneis naucrates chromosome 15, fEcheNa1.1, whole genome shotgun sequence DNA contains the following:
- the LOC115055854 gene encoding catechol O-methyltransferase domain-containing protein 1-like: MAADIKMLFCVGLAVLLTGVGRSAFIGKSHSRGKDDPVLQYVVNNSLREHPVLTKLKLKTLEDRWSIMMVAAEQAQLMANLIKLINGTRAIEIGMYTGYNALSMALAMPENGHVVACEIEETYINIAKPFFKEAGVENKIDVQHEIAMKTLNNLIAAGEAGTYDFVFIDADKSSYDGYYEKSLELIRKGGIIAIDNVLASGRVVNPAPDDVTAQIINALNKKLHTDQRIELSMLTLGDGLTIAIKR, encoded by the exons ATGGCTGCAGACATCAAAATGCTATTTTGTGTTGGACTTGCTGTTCTACTCACAG GTGTGGGACGGTCTGCCTTCATTGGTAAGAGCCACAGCAGAGGCAAGGATGATCCGGTGCTGCAGTATGTGGTCAACAACTCACTTAGGGAGCACCCCGTCCTCACCAAACTCAAACTG aaaaccCTTGAGGACAGGTGGAGCATTATGATGGTTGCTGCTGAACAGGCACAGTTGATGGCAAATCTCATAAAACTTATCAATGGAACGAGAGCCATTGAAATTG GGATGTACACAGGGTACAACGCACTGAGCATGGCTTTGGCAATGCCAGAGAATGGACATGTGGTGGCATGCGAAATAGAAGAAACCTATATAAATATTGCCAAGCCATTTTTTAAAGAG GCTGGAGTTGAAAATAAGATAGATGTGCAACATGAAATTGCCATGAAGACGCTGA ATAACCTGATAGCAGCTGGGGAAGCTGGAACATATGACTTTGTGTTCATCGATGCTGATAAATCCAGTTATGATGGATACTATGAAAAATCCCTTGAGCTCATACGCAAAGGAGGCATCATTGCTATTGACAAT GTGTTGGCGAGCGGGAGGGTGGTGAATCCTgctcctgatgatgtcaccgcCCAGATCATCAATGCCCTCAACAAGAAGCTGCACACGGACCAGAGGATCGAGCTGAGCATGCTCACTTTGGGCGATGGGCTGACCATAGCTATTAAacgctaa
- the LOC115055853 gene encoding neurofilament medium polypeptide-like — translation MRGTSAGMTLTQPLCNEKEMMHGLNDRLAGFIEKVHQLEHHNYLLEREIREIRGKAKPASRLEEECGPELRKLRRMVQDITRQKHQIEVEHQNLEEELSDLRRRHEREARSRSDAESNIMVLKKDISDAYQAKLQLDKKAQSLVDEIDFLKRNHEAEVSEMHDQIQDLLVTVRAHDFGNPGITAALRDIRTQLEGYAVTEVQEAGGNFRSQFARLTEAAESKREALKATQQEIQEYRRRLQARNTELDCAKGAREALEKQLRDFEDHHKEEVIQYQNTIKELENELINCKFDMSGYLREYQDLLNVKMALDVEILSYRKLLCGEEARLSIVSETSMSLPYIYHQSPVYTLPCLARPGGPHRRAEPQYKFVEEIITETTREIEMSEFEETGSEETEGGKDEQECNKRDRQSSEEESNKDSGEEENEQIQGSVGDSVNGCDDEDSGSSSEVDDGKQGRKRKEESEESDTEGENGINKNIQSKDLLSENLEEQGYELGKGVEITKEKNDGAQKAEEFKSALYVENKPVTDIKEQEERFTSVQVENAEVSEESDRTKELSRAAQVQDEKTPDSTAETRCIKPEGPMVAAGTALKSEEKENIHAEQKEINKSEATNGEDKAAKSTDDGNKNQNKYSSLNSVEKGHLEVKDQRSNGEDGPETEQTVLLSKNPTTSAEIKATGPKSGQAQKLEPTEA, via the exons ATGAGAGGGACATCCGCGGGCATGACTTTGACCCAGCCGTTATGTAACGAGAAAGAGATGATGCACGGCCTGAACGATCGACTCGCGGGATTCATAGAGAAGGTGCATCAGCTGGAGCACCATAATTATTTGCTGGAGAGGGAGATTCGGGAGATCAGAGGGAAAGCGAAACCCGCATCCCGCCTGGAGGAGGAGTGTGGACCAGAGCTGAGGAAACTGAGACGGATGGTGCAGGATATAACCCGACAGAAGCATCAGATTGAAGTCGAGCATCAGAATTTAGAAGAAGAACTGTCCGACCTGAGGAGGCGACATGAGCGAGAAGCGCGGAGCAGATCAGACGCTGAGAGCAACATCATGGTCCTGAAGAAGGACATCAGTGACGCCTACCAGGCTAAACTACAGCTGGACAAGAAAGCGCAGTCTCTCGTGGATGAGATAGACTTCCTAAAGAGGAACCATGAGGCCGAAGTGTCAGAGATGCACGACCAGATCCAGGATCTGCTGGTGACCGTCAGGGCTCATGACTTTGGCAACCCCGGTATCACTGCGGCACTGCGCGACATCAGGACGCAGCTGGAAGGGTACGCAGTCACCGAAGTCCAGGAGGCCGGGGGAAATTTCCGATCTCAGTTTGCAAGGTTAACAGAGGCAGCCGAGTCCAAGAGAGAAGCTTTGAAAGCGACGCagcaggagatccaggagtACAGGAGGCGCCTGCAGGCCAGAAACACCGAACTGGACTGTGCTAAGGGCGCCAGGGAAGCGCTGGAGAAGCAACTGCGCGACTTCGAGGACCACCACAAGGAGGAAGTCATTCAGTATCAG AATACGATCAAAGAACTTGAAAATGAGCTGATAAATTGCAAATTTGACATGTCGGGCTACCTTCGGGAGTATCAGGACCTATTGAACGTGAAGATGGCTTTGGATGTGGAGATACTGTCTTACAG GAAACTACTCTGTGGCGAAGAAGCTCGACTTTCCATAGTGTCAGAGACCAGCATGTCTTTGCCCTACATCTACCACCAGTCCCCCGTTTACACCCTCCCCTGCCTCGCTCGGCCGGGCGGCCCACACAGGAGAGCCGAGCCCCAGTACAAGTTTGTCGAGGAGATCATAACTGAGACCACCAGGGAGATTGAGATGTCAGAATTTGAAGAGACAGgatcagaggagacagagggtgGAAAAGACGAGCAGGAGTGCAACAAAagggacagacagagcagtgaggaggagagtAATAAAGAcagtggagaggaagaaaatgagcaGATTCAAGGATCAGTGGGAGATTCGGTGAATGGATGCGATGATGAAGACAGCGGGAGTTCCAGTGAGGTGGATGATGGTAAACAAGGtcgaaaaagaaaagaagagtcTGAAGAGTCTGACACTGAAGGAGAGAATGGCAtcaacaaaaatattcaaagcaAAGATTTACTGAGTGAAAACCTTGAGGAGCAGGGATATGAACTGGGAAAAGGAGTCGAAATcaccaaagagaaaaatgatggAGCTCAGAAAGCTGAAGAGTTTAAATCAGCGTTATATGTTGAGAATAAACCTGTCACTGATATAAAAGAACAGGAAGAAAGGTTTACCTCAGTTCAAGTGGAGAACGCCGAAGTGTCTGAAGAATCAGACAGAACCAAAGAGTTGAGCCGCGCCGCTCAAGTGCAAGATGAGAAAACCCCTGATTCTACAGCAGAGACAAGGTGCATAAAGCCTGAAGGGCCGATGGTAGCTGCAGGTACAGCTCTGAAgagtgaggaaaaggaaaacattcatgCAGAACAAAAGGAGATCAATAAATCTGAAGCTACAAATGGTGAGGacaaagcagcaaaaagcaCTGACGATGgcaataaaaaccaaaataaatactCATCTCTAAACTCTGTGGAGAAAGGTCACCTTGAAGTGAAGGATCAGAGGTCAAATGGTGAAGATGGACCTGAAACAGAACAGACTGTCTTGCTGAGCAAAAATCCTACAACCAGTGCTGAAATCAAAGCGACTGGACCAAAGAGCGGACAGGCTCAGAAACTGGAGCCAACAGAAGCCTGA
- the vdac2 gene encoding voltage-dependent anion-selective channel protein 2 encodes MAVPPSYADLGKSAKDIFNKGYGFGLVKLDVKTKSASGVEFKTSGSSNTDTSKVAGTLETKYKRSEYGLTFTEKWNTDNTLGTEITVEDQIAKGLKLTFDTTFSPNTGKKSGKVKTAYKREYVNLGCDVDFDFAGPTIHGAAVVGYEGWLAGYQMSFDTAKSKMTQNNFAVGYKTGDFQLHTNVNDGAEFGGSIYQKVSDKLETAVNLAWTAGSNSTRFGIAAKYQLDKDASISAKVNNNSLVGVGYTQTLRPGVKLTLSGLIDGKNINAGGHKLGLGLELEA; translated from the exons ATGGCCGTGCCTCCTTCATATGCTGACCTGGGCAAGTCTGCCAAAGACATCTTCAACAAAGGCTATG GATTTGGCCTGGTGAAGCTTGATGTTAAGACAAAGTCAGCAAGTGGAGTG GAATTCAAAACATCTGGCTCCTCCAACACTGATACCAGCAAAGTTGCTGGTACCCTGGAAACTAAATACAAGAGGTCAGAATATGGTCTGACTTTTACTGAAAAGTGGAACACTGATAACACCTTGGGAACAGAAATCACTGTTGAAGATCAG ATTGCCAAGGGACTGAAGTTGACTTTTGACACTACCTTTTCACCAAACACTGG CAAGAAGAGTGGCAAAGTCAAGACCGCCTACAAGCGTGAGTATGTTAACTTGGGCTGTGACgttgactttgactttgctgGTCCCACCATCCATGGAGCTGCAGTCGTTGGCTACGAGGGATGGCTCGCTGGCTACCAGATGAGCTTTGACACTGCCAAATCAAAGATGACCCAGAACAACTTTGCCGTTGGCTACAAGACAGGAGACTTCCAGCTGCATACCAATGT TAATGATGGTGCTGAGTTTGGAGGCTCCATCTACCAGAAGGTGAGCGACAAGCTGGAGACAGCAGTCAACCTGGCCTGGACTGCTGGAAGCAACAGCACACGCTTTGGTATTGCAGCCAAATACCAGCTGGACAAGGATGCCTCCATCAGT GCTAAGGTGAACAACAATAGCCTCGTTGGTGTAGGATACACCCAGACTCTAAGACCAG GCGTGAAACTCACCCTGTCTGGCCTGATCGATGGCAAGAATATCAATGCAGGAGGCCACAAGCTTGGTCTGGGCTTGGAACTGGAAGCCTAA